TAAAATGGGAGTTTACCCTCTGGCCGCACATCTTTTTGTGTTTTACTTCGGCACCATTGCAGGGATTACCCCTCCGATGGCTCCGGATGCTTTTGTTGCAGCGGGAATTGCCGATTCCCCCATGATGAAGACTGCTTTAACCGCCTGTCGGCTTGCGTTGGTTATTTTTATTGTTCCCTATATGTTTGTGTATAACAATGCGCTTCTTTTGGTGGGAAATTTGGGCGAGATATTGCTGGTGTGTGTCACCGCCTTTTTCGGAGTCACTGCGCTGGCTTGTGCCGCACAAAATTATCTGGGTGGAAAGTTGCCCATTTATTTCAGGCTGGCTTTATTCATTGGCGGTGGATGTTTGATTTACCCGGGTTGGGTGACTGACCTGGTTGGAGTCGTCCTCGTTTTAGCACTTCTTGCCATTAGGACTCCGGATTTGTTGAAGCGTTTCACCATAGGGCTTTTTCAACATAATTAATCTGCCGAATTGAACAAAAGTAAATAGTAGGATTTTGCTATGGATAAAACCTTTATTGCGAGTATGACCTGGGAAGAATTTAGAGATAAAGTGAATTCAAAAACGGTAGTTGTTGTCCCTGTGGGGTCGACAGAGCTTGAAGGGACTCATCTGCCATTGGGTGTGGATACCATTATGGCTGACGGTGTGGCCGCCAAACTGAAAGGCGAACCGGGCGTTTTAATCGGTCCTACCCTCCCTATCGGGTATTCAAAATGGTTTAAACCGTTTCCGGGAACCATCTCCCTTGAGCATGACACGCTGACCCGGGTCTTTTTGGAATATGGGACCTGCTTAATTGATCACGGTGTCAGACGAATACTCTTTTTAAACTCTCATCGTGGCAACAACTCATGCATCGAAACTGCCTCTCGCACTTTGATTATGGAGAGAAAAGTTCGCATAGCCATGCTGAGCATCTGGAAGCTGGCAAACGATTTAACATCAAAACAAAGCGGGATGATCAAGGAGGGGAAATTTACCCATGCCGGTGAAATAATGACTTCCTCGATCATGGCGCTTGAACCGGATAATGTCGCCATTGACAAAATGGCCAAGGACTCCGTTAAATCTCCATCTAAAAGTCAATTTAAAGTGAAGAATTCCCTTGGTGATACCGAGTTACAAGGCTGTGTGCAGACGCTTTATCAGGATATCAGGGACGTCACCGATACCGGCGTGATGGGCGACCCCACTGCGGCATCCGCAGAAAAAGGGGTGTCGATCCTTAACCTGATTACCGATTACGCCCGGGCGTTCATTCAAGAGTTCAGGAATCTTTCCATCGAATGATCTCAACTGGAGCTGAAAATGCTGAAGCTAAACAAATCGAATCTGAATCTGGAATACAAGCTGATCGACCATATTACTACAGTACGTTACGAAGACCTACCTCCTGAAGCAGTAGATTGCTGTAAACTCTTGATTATGGACGCCCTGGGCGTCACCTTTCCGGGAAGCCAGGCCCCCGGGTGCACGGAAGTCGCTGATCTTGCACATGCCTGGAAAAGTGAATCGGGCGCTTCTGTTCTGATTCATGGCGATAAGACGCTGCCGCCTTTTGCCGCAATGGTGAACAGTACCATGATGCACGCTCTTGACTTTGATGATACTTTGGACGCTTCGGCGCTGCACACCTTTGTGAATGTATTGCCGGCAGCGATGGCAGCAGCAGAAACCGTTGGCAGCATAGACGGTAAACGTTTTATGACCGCTCTGATTCTCGGGGTAGATGTCATTTGTCGCCTGAGCATGGGAATCCGCCGGCCGTTGTCCTGGATTCGAACAGCCACTTGCGGTTCTTTTGGCGCTGCAACTACGGTGGGAAAAATCCTTGGGCTTGACTACGAACAGATGACCAATGCTCTGGGCGTGGCTTACAGCCAGACAGCGGGAAACGCGCAAGGTCTGCTGGAAGGGCGATTGGTCAAACGCATGCAGCCGGGATTTGCCGCGCAGGCTGGATTGACATCCGCTTTTCTTGCCGAAAGAGGTATTACCGGAAGCCATGCATTTCTTGAAGGTACCTACGGGTTTTACAATCTTTACGAACAGGGAGAGTTTGATCACCAGCCGATTGTTGAAAGATTGGGGTCTCACTACACCATCACCGACCTGAGCATCAAGCCATATCCGAGCTGCCGCATGACCCATGCCTCCATAGACGCTGCACTTGAACTGAGAGACGTCATCGGGGGAGATGTTGAAGATATTGATCAAATAGAAGTGAACGCATCAAAGATGGTTACCGAAATGGTGGGCAAGCCTTTTGTGATTGGTACAAACCCTCAGGTAGACGCTCAGTTCAGCATTCCCTATACAGTGGCCTGTGCCATGGTGCGGGGAGATGTTTTTATTGGTGACTTTGAAACCGAGGCCATCCATGACACACAGGTCAAATCACTTGCAGACCGCGTTACCGTCTCGGTAAATTCTGATTTGTTGGACAAGGACATTCTTCATGCCGGATTGGTCATCAAAATGAATGACGGGCGGACCCATGAGAAAACGGTCAACGTTCCCCTGGGGAACCCGGAAAAGTCAATGGATGTCGAGCAGTGTAAGCAGAAATTCAGGAAATGCGTGGCTTACAGCGGGCTTGATTTTGATAAGTCCAAAATAGAAGACCTTCTTTCCATGATCGATTCTCTGGAACACATACAGGATATTAACCGGATGATTGCTCTGATGCTGCCCTGATAATACCGGCAGGCGTTGAGCAGATAAAATAATTGGTAACCGTTCACGGGTTCAAAGGTTCAGAGGTTCAAGGTTGCATTCTAGTCCCTAACCGTGAACGTTGAACCTGAGTAGTTACAAAAGGATTTACATGACCGTAAAAAAAATATTCGATGCCGGTGCTCTGCAATATGACCGAAACCGGCGAAAGGTGATTCCCTGTTTCGATGATTTTTACAAAACCCTGATTCGGCTGATACCGTTTCATCGCGATGAAAAATTTACTGCCCTGGACCTGGGCGCAGGCACGGGCCTGGTGACTGCTCTCATTTTCAATGTTTTTCCCCAAGCGGCCGTATCCCTTGTCGATATTTCCCAAAAGATGCTGGAAAAGGCAAAGAAGAGGTTTGCCGGAAAAGATAATGTGGTGTTTCACATTATGGACTATAATACCTCCCCGTTGCCGGGGAAGTACGACCTGGTCGTGTCTGCCATGTCGATCCATCATTTAAAGAATCCGGATAAGAAGCGTCTTTTTCAAAAGATTTACCATGCGTTGATTCCGGGCGGTGCTTTCATTCACGCCGAGCTTGCGCGGGGGGGCACGGATGACATTGAAAAGATCTACCAGAAGCAGTGGAGAAAGCACCTTGGGGGGACAGACCTGACTGAAGATGAGTTGAACGTCATATACGAACGGATGTCCTACGACATCCCGGCACCACTCGATATGCAGCTGGAGTGGATGCGGGATGCAGGGTTTATAAATGTAGACTGTTTTTATAAATATTTTAATTTTGTCGTTTATGCGGGATGCAAAAAAACGGCATGAAGGTTTCATTGATCGATTTTTTAGCAAAATCTATTTTTTCAATGGATAATCCTAGAACCGGAGGTTGGTTTTTATGAATAAGGATCTTAAAAAGTTAACCAAAGATCTGGCAAAACTGGTGGGTAAAGAAAACGCATTTACCGACAGGCCCACTGCTTTGGCCTATGCCAAGGATACCATGCCATGGGACGTTGAAAAGCACAACATGCCCTATGCCGTGGTCAGACCGGCGGACAGCCGTGATGTTTCGGCGGTGTTGAGCTATGCCAATGAAAAAAAAATACCGGTGCACACCCATGGCTCCGGGACTTCCCTGGTCGGCCTGGGCCGACCGAAAACCAATTGTATAGTTCTGGACATGGCAAGATTGCAGAAAATCGAAGTCTTTCCTGAAAGGGGCTACTTTGAGGTTGAAGCCGGAATGCATATCGGGAAGTTAAGAAAAGCTCTGGCGCCACATCGTGCCCTGCTTCCCGTTTTCCCGGGCAGTGAGCTGGTGGCCACCATCGGTGGTTCCATTTCGGTGAATACCAGTGCCCATGCAGTGGATGCAACCCTTTGCAAGCCCGGGGACTATGTGCTGGGTATGGAAGTCGTACTTCCGACCGGAGAAATTCTTCACACCGGTACAGAATCCACCAGAAAGCCAGCCGGAATTGAAGCCACTAAATTTCTGGTCGGTTCCGAGGGGCTTTTGTGCGTGATTACCAAAATACGCATGCGGTTGATTCCGTTACCGCATACGGAGAATATCGTGGCCTATTATAAATCTACCGAGGATATCTTGGATACGGTCATGGCCATGTATAAAAAAGGGATTCCCACACCCATGTTTTTTGAATACCTGGATGAAAAGGCGTCAACCGTCGGCTATGAAGCTGTTGGGCTTGAAGCGCCTGATGGAGCCGTTGCCATGATGACCATCAGCTCCTCAACCCCGGAAGGGTGCCAGGCCAAAGCCGAGGTTTTTTTGAAATTCTTACAGGAAAGCAACCCAATTGAAGCCAGAATTGTAACGGACAAGGAGGAATGGAACAAGATCTGGAGCAGCCGGGCCGAGGCGGGAAATTATGTCTATCGTTTGGGATCCACCTTTGGCAGTGAGGTTACCGTAAGGGTAGATCATCTCAAGGCTGCCTTTTTAGAGGCAAAAGAGATCATATTGAACTTGGACAGCTACCAGGGCAATGAGTTTTATTCCTTTGGACATATCGGTGCACCGACCATCCACGCCTATGCCTTTATTCCCACCAAGGACATTTCCAACGAGGTAAAAAAAGCGGTGACCCTGGAGGTAAAGAAAAAAACGGAATCCCTTAACGTCAAGTACGGCGGTTGCGGAGGCGAATGGGGTTTGACGGCCCAGCGGGCATCCTTTCTAAAAGAGAAATAT
The sequence above is drawn from the Thermodesulfobacteriota bacterium genome and encodes:
- a CDS encoding methyltransferase domain-containing protein, which produces MTVKKIFDAGALQYDRNRRKVIPCFDDFYKTLIRLIPFHRDEKFTALDLGAGTGLVTALIFNVFPQAAVSLVDISQKMLEKAKKRFAGKDNVVFHIMDYNTSPLPGKYDLVVSAMSIHHLKNPDKKRLFQKIYHALIPGGAFIHAELARGGTDDIEKIYQKQWRKHLGGTDLTEDELNVIYERMSYDIPAPLDMQLEWMRDAGFINVDCFYKYFNFVVYAGCKKTA
- a CDS encoding MmgE/PrpD family protein, with translation MLKLNKSNLNLEYKLIDHITTVRYEDLPPEAVDCCKLLIMDALGVTFPGSQAPGCTEVADLAHAWKSESGASVLIHGDKTLPPFAAMVNSTMMHALDFDDTLDASALHTFVNVLPAAMAAAETVGSIDGKRFMTALILGVDVICRLSMGIRRPLSWIRTATCGSFGAATTVGKILGLDYEQMTNALGVAYSQTAGNAQGLLEGRLVKRMQPGFAAQAGLTSAFLAERGITGSHAFLEGTYGFYNLYEQGEFDHQPIVERLGSHYTITDLSIKPYPSCRMTHASIDAALELRDVIGGDVEDIDQIEVNASKMVTEMVGKPFVIGTNPQVDAQFSIPYTVACAMVRGDVFIGDFETEAIHDTQVKSLADRVTVSVNSDLLDKDILHAGLVIKMNDGRTHEKTVNVPLGNPEKSMDVEQCKQKFRKCVAYSGLDFDKSKIEDLLSMIDSLEHIQDINRMIALMLP
- a CDS encoding FAD-binding oxidoreductase; this translates as MNKDLKKLTKDLAKLVGKENAFTDRPTALAYAKDTMPWDVEKHNMPYAVVRPADSRDVSAVLSYANEKKIPVHTHGSGTSLVGLGRPKTNCIVLDMARLQKIEVFPERGYFEVEAGMHIGKLRKALAPHRALLPVFPGSELVATIGGSISVNTSAHAVDATLCKPGDYVLGMEVVLPTGEILHTGTESTRKPAGIEATKFLVGSEGLLCVITKIRMRLIPLPHTENIVAYYKSTEDILDTVMAMYKKGIPTPMFFEYLDEKASTVGYEAVGLEAPDGAVAMMTISSSTPEGCQAKAEVFLKFLQESNPIEARIVTDKEEWNKIWSSRAEAGNYVYRLGSTFGSEVTVRVDHLKAAFLEAKEIILNLDSYQGNEFYSFGHIGAPTIHAYAFIPTKDISNEVKKAVTLEVKKKTESLNVKYGGCGGEWGLTAQRASFLKEKYGQNYYDLLVNLKKTFDPNNILNRGNLEGWV
- a CDS encoding creatininase family protein — encoded protein: MDKTFIASMTWEEFRDKVNSKTVVVVPVGSTELEGTHLPLGVDTIMADGVAAKLKGEPGVLIGPTLPIGYSKWFKPFPGTISLEHDTLTRVFLEYGTCLIDHGVRRILFLNSHRGNNSCIETASRTLIMERKVRIAMLSIWKLANDLTSKQSGMIKEGKFTHAGEIMTSSIMALEPDNVAIDKMAKDSVKSPSKSQFKVKNSLGDTELQGCVQTLYQDIRDVTDTGVMGDPTAASAEKGVSILNLITDYARAFIQEFRNLSIE